The Nerophis lumbriciformis linkage group LG34, RoL_Nlum_v2.1, whole genome shotgun sequence genome includes a window with the following:
- the rnf217 gene encoding E3 ubiquitin-protein ligase RNF217 isoform X2 — protein sequence MDDDAPIHHKKPTFTDDKMKASSDPPAGSSKVELSLRNLDRRRASKVNLSRAEEEEEKEDEDAEDNNNNNCNGAARGAGIVELLRESLLAWTSPLDRTGTDGRMPGGSEGVLGDATAACDVSSRYEGEQEPHGKQGHAGVENEPSSAAVTSSSTRGFDLVSLLDRSGNNISVGDSSSVTEHVYCAVYCIANDSDVAVFEHPDDTIITAEQDADSSGNELVLHTTEDLVDPLRGAVRRLSSLQTGAHAAQAQPCRVCLEEKTIAPLPCCRKPVCDDCLTVYVRSQVQEAKTSIRCPISECSGLLEDALVVSLLDKEDVLRYRYFKELSQLDSSTKPCPRCKHFTSLTVPSPIRSEHKYKIKCSNCQFVWCFRCHAPWHHRVKCRDYRKGDTLLKKWASAIERGQRNAQKCPKCKVHIQRTEGCDHMICGQCYTNFCYRCGERFHRLKFFGDHSSNLSVFGCKYGYLPNKPHLRRLIRGSICGLKVLVAPVVISLVLVFGALALVIGVIGFPIYYVCKKRKKQRFTAISFSTA from the exons ATGGACGATGACGCTCCGATTCATCACAAAAAGCCGACTTTCACCGACGACAAGATGAAAGCGTCCAGCGACCCGCCGGCCGGAAGTAGCAAAGTTGAATTGTCGCTGCGGAATTTGGACAGACGCCGTGCGAGCAAGGTGAACTTATCTCGGGCcgaggaagaagaagagaaagaagaCGAGGATGCggaggacaacaacaacaacaattgcAACGGCGCGGCCAGGGGGGCGGGCATCGTGGAGCTCCTTAGGGAGAGTCTGCTGGCGTGGACGTCTCCTCTTGACCGCACCGGCACAGACGGTCGGATGCCGGGCGGCTCCGAGGGAGTCCTCGGTGACGCAACCGCCGCTTGCGACGTCTCAAGCCGCTACGAAGGCGAGCAGGAGCCGCACGGGAAACAGGGACACGCCGGAGTAGAAAACGAGCCTTCCTCTGCTGCTGTAACCTCTTCGAGCACTCGAGGGTTTGATCTAGTTTCACTTTTAGATCGAAGTGGGAATAATATCAGCGTGGGTGACTCTTCCAGCGTCACGGAGCACGTCTATTGCGCCGTCTACTGCATAGCTAACGACAGCGACGTTGCTGTTTTCGAACACCCAGACGACACGATCATTACAGCCGAACAAGACGCTGATAGTTCTGGGAACGAACTTGTTCTGCACACCACTGAGGACCTGGTGGACCCCTTGCGTGGAGCCGTCCGGCGGCTGTCATCACTGCAGACGGGTGCCCACGCAGCCCAAGCACAGCCGTGTCGGGTGTGCCTGGAGGAGAAAACAATCGCACCCTTGCCCTGCTGCAGGAAGCCGGTGTGTGATGACTGCTTGACCGTGTACGTCCGCTCCCAG GTGCAAGAGGCCAAGACTTCCATCCGCTGCCCTATCTCAGAGTGCAGCGGCCTGCTGGAGGACGCCCTGGTGGTGTCCCTCCTGGACAAAGAGGACGTGCTCAGGTATCGCTACTTCAAGGAGCTAAGTCAGCTGGATTCCAGCACCAAGCCCTGCCCGCGCTGCAAACACTTTACCTCGCTCACGGTGCCCAGCCCCATCCGCTCTGAGCACAAGTACAAG ATCAAGTGCAGCAACTGCCAGTTTGTGTGGTGCTTCAGGTGTCACGCGCCCTGGCACCACAGAGTCAAATGCCGCGACTACCGCAAAGGCGACACGCTGCTGAAAAAATGGGCGAGCGCCATCGAGCGCGGCCAAAGAAACGCCCAGAAGTGTCCTAAGTGCAAG gtCCACATACAACGCACGGAGGGATGTGATCACATGATATGTGGGCAGTGCTACACTAATTTCTGCTACCGCTGCGGCGAGCGATTCCATCGACTCAA GTTTTTCGGGGATCACTCCTCCAACCTCAGCGTGTTCGGCTGCAAATATGGATATCTGCCCAATAAGCCACATCTACGGCGGCTAATAAGAGGATCCATCTGCG
- the rnf217 gene encoding E3 ubiquitin-protein ligase RNF217 isoform X1 codes for MDDDAPIHHKKPTFTDDKMKASSDPPAGSSKVELSLRNLDRRRASKVNLSRAEEEEEKEDEDAEDNNNNNCNGAARGAGIVELLRESLLAWTSPLDRTGTDGRMPGGSEGVLGDATAACDVSSRYEGEQEPHGKQGHAGVENEPSSAAVTSSSTRGFDLVSLLDRSGNNISVGDSSSVTEHVYCAVYCIANDSDVAVFEHPDDTIITAEQDADSSGNELVLHTTEDLVDPLRGAVRRLSSLQTGAHAAQAQPCRVCLEEKTIAPLPCCRKPVCDDCLTVYVRSQVQEAKTSIRCPISECSGLLEDALVVSLLDKEDVLRYRYFKELSQLDSSTKPCPRCKHFTSLTVPSPIRSEHKYKIKCSNCQFVWCFRCHAPWHHRVKCRDYRKGDTLLKKWASAIERGQRNAQKCPKCKVHIQRTEGCDHMICGQCYTNFCYRCGERFHRLKFFGDHSSNLSVFGCKYGYLPNKPHLRRLIRGSICGQCVCCVLLCCVVLCDVSYFPSQVPPFDQHVQDKHVSKFSVQSFSFQAYFPTVPFIACFTSFLAFCDATNLRKCIVAHTLLVIKVNLVLLLVGLSNDENISLQSHFVCI; via the exons ATGGACGATGACGCTCCGATTCATCACAAAAAGCCGACTTTCACCGACGACAAGATGAAAGCGTCCAGCGACCCGCCGGCCGGAAGTAGCAAAGTTGAATTGTCGCTGCGGAATTTGGACAGACGCCGTGCGAGCAAGGTGAACTTATCTCGGGCcgaggaagaagaagagaaagaagaCGAGGATGCggaggacaacaacaacaacaattgcAACGGCGCGGCCAGGGGGGCGGGCATCGTGGAGCTCCTTAGGGAGAGTCTGCTGGCGTGGACGTCTCCTCTTGACCGCACCGGCACAGACGGTCGGATGCCGGGCGGCTCCGAGGGAGTCCTCGGTGACGCAACCGCCGCTTGCGACGTCTCAAGCCGCTACGAAGGCGAGCAGGAGCCGCACGGGAAACAGGGACACGCCGGAGTAGAAAACGAGCCTTCCTCTGCTGCTGTAACCTCTTCGAGCACTCGAGGGTTTGATCTAGTTTCACTTTTAGATCGAAGTGGGAATAATATCAGCGTGGGTGACTCTTCCAGCGTCACGGAGCACGTCTATTGCGCCGTCTACTGCATAGCTAACGACAGCGACGTTGCTGTTTTCGAACACCCAGACGACACGATCATTACAGCCGAACAAGACGCTGATAGTTCTGGGAACGAACTTGTTCTGCACACCACTGAGGACCTGGTGGACCCCTTGCGTGGAGCCGTCCGGCGGCTGTCATCACTGCAGACGGGTGCCCACGCAGCCCAAGCACAGCCGTGTCGGGTGTGCCTGGAGGAGAAAACAATCGCACCCTTGCCCTGCTGCAGGAAGCCGGTGTGTGATGACTGCTTGACCGTGTACGTCCGCTCCCAG GTGCAAGAGGCCAAGACTTCCATCCGCTGCCCTATCTCAGAGTGCAGCGGCCTGCTGGAGGACGCCCTGGTGGTGTCCCTCCTGGACAAAGAGGACGTGCTCAGGTATCGCTACTTCAAGGAGCTAAGTCAGCTGGATTCCAGCACCAAGCCCTGCCCGCGCTGCAAACACTTTACCTCGCTCACGGTGCCCAGCCCCATCCGCTCTGAGCACAAGTACAAG ATCAAGTGCAGCAACTGCCAGTTTGTGTGGTGCTTCAGGTGTCACGCGCCCTGGCACCACAGAGTCAAATGCCGCGACTACCGCAAAGGCGACACGCTGCTGAAAAAATGGGCGAGCGCCATCGAGCGCGGCCAAAGAAACGCCCAGAAGTGTCCTAAGTGCAAG gtCCACATACAACGCACGGAGGGATGTGATCACATGATATGTGGGCAGTGCTACACTAATTTCTGCTACCGCTGCGGCGAGCGATTCCATCGACTCAA GTTTTTCGGGGATCACTCCTCCAACCTCAGCGTGTTCGGCTGCAAATATGGATATCTGCCCAATAAGCCACATCTACGGCGGCTAATAAGAGGATCCATCTGCGGtcagtgtgtgtgttgtgtgttgttgtgttgtgttgtgttgtgtgatgtTTCCTACTTCCCAAGTCAAGTGCCCCCTTTTGACCAACATGTTCAGGACAAACATGTCTCTAAATTTAGTGTTCAAAGCTTCAGTTTTCAAGCGTACTTTCCTACAGTTCCTTTCATTGCTTGTTTTACATCTTTTTTGGCTTTCTGCGATGCAACAAATTTAAGGAAATGCATTGTAGCACACACTTTACTTGTTATCAAAGTTAATTTAGTTTTATTGTTAGTAGGTCTGTCAaacgatgaaaatatatcattgcAATCACATTTTGTCTGTATTTAA